In Desulfobaccales bacterium, a genomic segment contains:
- a CDS encoding V-type ATP synthase subunit E — protein sequence MSKLEEILQQEAEAEIDAILAQADSRAAKIVSEAQSRASAKVAAHQKKIEAEAHAATRQGQSTAELIVSKARIQAKGEMMDLLRQKVLLALEETPSKPGYGEVLQALAEEAMGVTEGAEAVVVHPHDKEKLNDWAMHRGLALQTDPELRLGVRIVSRIGKNVENTLHERLHRAWGTLAPEVTKLLWE from the coding sequence ATGTCGAAGCTGGAGGAGATTCTCCAGCAAGAGGCTGAGGCTGAGATCGATGCGATCCTGGCACAGGCGGATTCAAGGGCCGCCAAGATTGTCAGCGAGGCGCAAAGCCGCGCCTCGGCCAAGGTAGCAGCCCACCAAAAGAAGATCGAGGCTGAGGCTCACGCTGCAACCCGGCAGGGCCAAAGTACGGCCGAACTCATTGTCTCCAAGGCCCGCATACAAGCCAAAGGGGAGATGATGGACCTGCTGCGACAGAAGGTATTGCTGGCGTTAGAAGAAACTCCCTCCAAACCGGGTTACGGCGAGGTTCTCCAGGCGCTGGCCGAGGAGGCCATGGGTGTTACTGAAGGCGCGGAGGCAGTGGTGGTGCACCCTCACGATAAGGAGAAATTGAATGATTGGGCGATGCACCGCGGGCTCGCACTGCAAACCGACCCGGAACTTCGCCTTGGGGTGCGGATTGTGAGCCGGATCGGCAAGAATGTGGAAAACACTTTGCACGAGCGGTTACATCGCGCCTGGGGCACGCTTGCCCCCGAGGTGACCAAGCTGCTCTGGGAGTGA
- a CDS encoding V-type ATPase subunit, producing MTDDFTYLNARIWVRRSRLLPERFFREALRLEFPDLVKLLKESIYGSDLTGDTLADLDRAVMVHLNRTVGDLPRLVSGVARESVSLLLMRSDLANVKTILRGKQAGWAPEEIMGHLGAGTIPRAFYGHLVEAADAASLAQLFSLPEHPLAHALRKAVSASGEPLEIEITLDREFYAALLLRAQELGQSYLADFMSFEIDALNLATGLKLSTLGFKGQSNRYFLPGGKRVGLPLFELLAAGEVDALKVLGNTVFGRVAEAKDLATLERGLRCILLAKAHEGVKDMLGGGMANDYILHKEWEAGRIRLLARRAFFGLPTAAVEPEVFCQ from the coding sequence TTGACTGACGATTTCACCTATTTGAACGCTCGCATCTGGGTGAGGCGCAGCCGGTTGCTGCCTGAGCGCTTCTTCCGTGAGGCGCTGAGACTGGAATTCCCTGACCTGGTAAAGCTCCTGAAAGAAAGCATATACGGTTCTGACCTTACGGGAGATACCCTCGCAGACCTGGACCGCGCTGTCATGGTTCATTTGAACCGCACGGTAGGAGACTTACCCCGTCTGGTCTCCGGGGTGGCCCGCGAGTCTGTCAGTCTGCTGTTAATGCGCTCCGACCTGGCTAATGTGAAAACCATTCTGCGTGGGAAGCAGGCGGGCTGGGCGCCCGAGGAAATCATGGGTCATCTTGGCGCGGGCACGATTCCCCGAGCCTTCTACGGCCACCTAGTCGAGGCCGCAGACGCGGCATCCCTGGCGCAACTTTTTTCGTTGCCCGAGCACCCGCTCGCCCACGCCCTCCGTAAGGCAGTGTCGGCCTCGGGGGAACCGCTGGAGATAGAGATTACCCTTGACCGGGAGTTCTATGCCGCGCTGCTGCTCCGGGCTCAGGAGCTGGGCCAGTCGTACCTTGCCGATTTTATGAGTTTTGAGATCGATGCCTTGAACCTGGCCACCGGGCTCAAGCTGTCCACTTTGGGTTTTAAAGGACAGTCGAACCGATATTTCCTGCCGGGAGGCAAACGCGTGGGCCTGCCTCTCTTTGAGCTTCTGGCTGCCGGAGAAGTGGACGCACTGAAGGTGTTGGGAAACACTGTTTTCGGACGTGTGGCTGAGGCGAAAGACCTCGCCACTCTGGAACGGGGCCTCCGCTGTATTCTTTTGGCCAAAGCCCATGAAGGGGTTAAGGACATGCTGGGAGGAGGTATGGCCAACGATTACATCCTCCATAAGGAGTGGGAGGCTGGCCGGATTCGGCTGTTGGCCCGGCGAGCTTTTTTTGGGTTGCCAACCGCTGCCGTGGAACCGGAGGTGTTTTGCCAGTGA
- a CDS encoding V-type ATP synthase subunit F — MKIAVLTDPESAAGYRLGGLEVALAHDPAEAREVLARLVQTGDYALVIVNMTLLPDPYQAVKRELRGRDLPVLLAAPAHRAAVTVAGEDAEAYLRQLIKETMGYEIKL, encoded by the coding sequence GTGAAGATTGCGGTTCTGACTGATCCTGAATCCGCGGCGGGATACCGCCTCGGCGGCCTGGAAGTGGCATTGGCCCATGACCCGGCCGAAGCCCGGGAGGTGTTGGCGCGTCTGGTTCAGACAGGAGACTATGCACTCGTAATAGTCAATATGACGTTGTTGCCGGACCCTTACCAGGCAGTTAAAAGGGAGCTGCGCGGCCGGGATCTCCCGGTCCTGCTGGCGGCCCCGGCGCATCGTGCTGCGGTCACCGTCGCCGGCGAAGACGCCGAGGCGTACCTGCGACAGTTGATCAAGGAAACCATGGGCTACGAGATTAAGCTTTAG
- a CDS encoding V-type ATP synthase subunit A, with translation MIRGTVRKITGPAVIAKGMLGARMYDIVKVGEEELVGEIIRLEGDTAFVQVYEDTFGLLVGQPVVSSGVPLAVELGPGLLNAVFDGIQRPLYAIQEKTGNFISRGVEALALDRQKQWDWTPKVNVGDAVTGGLTLGTVPEFRFIHKIMAPPEVSGVVKQVKPAGSYSVEEPVVTLEDGTELKMVQIWPVRRPRPVKEKLDPTTPFLTGTRILDVLFPVAMGGNAAIPGPFGSGKTVTQQSLAKWSNADIVVYVGCGERGNEMTDVLTEFPSLIDPRTGDPLMHRTVLIANTSNMPVAAREASIYVGVTLAEYFRDQGYAVALMADSTSRWAEALREISSRLEEMPAEEGYPPYLSSRLAAFYERAGLVTTLAGERGAVSVVGAVSPAGGDMSEPVTQSTLRIAGAFWRLDASLAYRRHFPAIHWNGSYSLYMPLLAQWYRENLEPGYPEMRDALSRLLQQEASLQEMVQLVGPDALQDQERLIIEVGRIIREDFLQQDAFHENDAYCSMEKAQGIIRMILSFYQQAEKALKTGVPIDDLIQNPVLEKIARARFTAEDRFQAYRDEALGEIDTAFGKKG, from the coding sequence ATGATCCGGGGAACCGTCCGGAAAATCACCGGCCCCGCAGTTATTGCCAAAGGGATGCTGGGCGCCCGCATGTACGACATTGTTAAAGTGGGCGAAGAAGAACTGGTCGGTGAAATCATCCGCCTGGAAGGGGACACCGCCTTCGTCCAGGTGTACGAGGACACCTTCGGCCTCCTGGTGGGTCAACCGGTGGTATCATCAGGGGTGCCGCTGGCCGTGGAACTGGGCCCCGGATTGCTGAACGCCGTCTTTGACGGGATTCAGCGGCCACTTTACGCAATTCAGGAGAAAACCGGCAATTTCATCTCCCGGGGCGTGGAAGCGCTGGCGTTAGACCGGCAGAAGCAATGGGACTGGACCCCCAAGGTTAACGTGGGCGATGCGGTCACGGGCGGGTTGACCCTCGGTACGGTGCCAGAGTTCCGCTTCATCCACAAAATCATGGCGCCGCCTGAGGTCAGCGGGGTGGTCAAACAGGTAAAACCGGCCGGCTCCTACAGCGTGGAAGAACCGGTGGTGACCCTCGAAGACGGTACCGAGCTTAAAATGGTCCAGATCTGGCCGGTCCGGCGACCGCGCCCGGTCAAGGAAAAGCTTGATCCGACCACGCCGTTTCTCACCGGCACGCGGATACTGGACGTACTGTTTCCCGTGGCTATGGGCGGCAACGCCGCGATCCCCGGACCGTTTGGCTCCGGCAAAACGGTGACGCAGCAGTCTCTGGCCAAGTGGTCCAACGCCGATATCGTGGTTTACGTGGGCTGCGGGGAACGGGGCAATGAAATGACGGACGTGCTCACGGAGTTTCCCAGTCTTATCGACCCCAGGACCGGCGACCCGCTGATGCACCGCACTGTGCTGATTGCCAACACCTCCAACATGCCGGTGGCGGCCCGGGAGGCCAGCATCTATGTGGGGGTGACTCTGGCCGAATATTTCCGCGACCAGGGTTATGCGGTGGCCTTGATGGCCGACTCCACCAGCCGTTGGGCCGAGGCGTTGCGGGAAATCTCTTCACGGCTGGAGGAGATGCCCGCCGAAGAAGGTTATCCCCCGTATCTGTCTTCTCGCCTGGCCGCGTTCTATGAACGGGCGGGCCTGGTCACCACCCTGGCGGGAGAGCGCGGCGCGGTCTCCGTGGTCGGGGCCGTCTCCCCCGCGGGGGGCGACATGTCCGAACCGGTGACGCAGTCCACCCTGCGCATCGCGGGCGCCTTCTGGCGGCTGGACGCGTCCCTGGCCTACCGGCGCCACTTTCCGGCCATTCATTGGAACGGCTCCTACTCCTTGTATATGCCGCTCCTGGCGCAGTGGTATCGGGAGAACCTGGAGCCGGGTTACCCGGAAATGCGGGATGCCCTCAGCCGGTTGCTGCAACAGGAGGCCTCCTTGCAGGAAATGGTGCAACTGGTGGGGCCGGATGCCCTGCAAGATCAGGAGCGGCTGATCATTGAAGTGGGCCGCATCATCCGCGAAGACTTTCTGCAGCAGGACGCGTTCCACGAAAACGACGCCTATTGTTCCATGGAAAAGGCCCAGGGGATCATCCGGATGATTTTGAGCTTTTACCAACAGGCCGAAAAGGCTTTAAAAACGGGGGTCCCCATCGACGATCTCATCCAGAACCCGGTGCTGGAGAAAATCGCCCGGGCGCGGTTCACGGCCGAAGATCGTTTTCAGGCCTACCGGGACGAGGCGCTGGGGGAGATTGATACAGCTTTCGGGAAAAAAGGCTAA
- a CDS encoding V-type ATP synthase subunit B, with protein sequence MDLLKREYSSLSYISGPLLFVDNARDLAYNAIVEIRDGQGRLRSGQVIEVSEEYAVIQVFEETAGLDLARTSVSLVENVARLGVSKDMLGRRFNGIGKPIDHLPPVLAEKRPAIAGMPINPVARKKPVEFIQTGISTIDIMNTLVRGQKLPIFSSPGLPANELAAQIARQATVPGEQSPFAVVFAAMGVTQREVSYFISEFEKTGALSRSVLFLNKADDPTVERILTPRMALTVAEYLAFEHGYHVLVILTDMTNYCEALREVGASRGEIPGRRGYPGYMYTDLSTIYERAGVIAGSSGSVTQIPILSMPGGDRTHPIPDLTGYITEGQIQLSNELNRKGFFPPIDPLPSLSRLANSAIGKGKTRDDHKQVSDQLFAAYANGVDIRKLVAIIGEESLTENDRRYLAFADSFEKNFIHQGQQNRELDESLDLAWSLLSILPESELKRVSEDHIGKYYGARLKDFWDTQKEVP encoded by the coding sequence ATGGATCTTTTGAAGAGGGAATATAGCTCGCTGAGCTACATCTCGGGGCCGCTGCTGTTCGTGGATAATGCCCGAGATCTGGCCTATAACGCCATCGTGGAAATCAGGGATGGCCAAGGCCGGTTGCGGAGCGGCCAGGTCATCGAGGTGTCCGAGGAATATGCGGTCATTCAAGTATTTGAGGAGACCGCGGGACTGGACCTGGCCCGGACCTCAGTGAGCCTGGTGGAAAATGTGGCCCGCCTGGGGGTGTCTAAAGACATGCTGGGCCGGCGCTTCAACGGCATCGGCAAACCCATTGACCATTTGCCCCCGGTCCTGGCGGAAAAGCGCCCGGCCATCGCCGGCATGCCTATCAACCCCGTGGCCCGCAAGAAGCCCGTGGAGTTTATTCAAACCGGCATTTCCACCATCGACATCATGAACACCTTGGTCCGCGGGCAGAAGCTGCCGATTTTTTCCTCTCCCGGCCTGCCCGCCAATGAACTTGCGGCCCAGATTGCCCGGCAAGCCACCGTACCCGGGGAGCAATCCCCCTTCGCGGTGGTTTTTGCCGCCATGGGGGTGACGCAGCGGGAAGTGAGTTATTTCATCAGCGAGTTCGAGAAGACCGGGGCCTTGTCGCGATCGGTGCTGTTTCTCAATAAGGCCGACGATCCCACGGTGGAGCGCATCCTGACGCCCCGTATGGCTCTGACGGTGGCGGAGTACCTGGCCTTTGAGCACGGTTACCATGTGCTTGTGATCCTGACGGATATGACCAATTATTGCGAGGCGCTCCGCGAGGTGGGTGCTTCCCGGGGTGAGATCCCCGGTCGCCGCGGCTACCCAGGTTACATGTATACCGACCTTTCCACTATCTATGAACGCGCCGGGGTGATTGCCGGAAGCTCGGGCTCGGTGACCCAAATCCCTATACTCTCCATGCCCGGAGGCGATCGCACCCACCCTATTCCGGATTTGACCGGTTACATCACCGAAGGGCAGATTCAGCTCTCCAACGAGCTGAACCGCAAAGGCTTTTTTCCGCCCATCGACCCCCTCCCCTCCCTCTCCAGATTGGCTAACAGCGCCATCGGCAAGGGCAAGACCCGGGACGACCACAAGCAGGTCTCGGATCAGCTCTTTGCGGCCTACGCCAACGGCGTGGACATCCGCAAGCTGGTGGCCATCATCGGCGAGGAGAGCTTAACCGAAAACGATCGCCGTTATCTTGCGTTCGCTGACAGCTTCGAAAAGAACTTCATTCATCAGGGCCAGCAAAACCGGGAACTGGACGAATCGCTCGATCTGGCCTGGTCGCTGCTCTCCATTCTGCCGGAATCCGAGTTGAAGCGGGTTTCCGAGGATCACATCGGCAAATATTATGGCGCCCGGCTCAAGGATTTTTGGGATACACAAAAGGAAGTTCCATGA
- a CDS encoding V-type ATP synthase subunit D yields the protein MNGISPTRMNLLSRRSQLGLASRGVELLEKKRDALVKEFFANVHEALEARRQLYQSAQEAHRALMLAKSFDGPEVVETLSLGVPVRFTAQAEIDNVWGTRVPRLAIAASQAATMSPLAVGGRTIAAQAAFHRLCQVLIEVANREARLRRIAGEIKKTARRVNALQQAVIPGIRAQIRAIQQALDQQEQEDIFRLKRIKGKIEAHNP from the coding sequence ATGAACGGGATCAGCCCCACCCGGATGAACCTACTCTCCCGCCGCAGTCAACTGGGACTGGCCAGCCGGGGTGTAGAGCTGCTGGAAAAGAAGCGGGACGCGCTCGTAAAGGAATTCTTCGCAAACGTGCACGAGGCCTTGGAGGCGCGGAGGCAGCTTTATCAAAGCGCCCAGGAGGCCCACCGGGCCTTGATGTTGGCGAAATCTTTCGACGGACCCGAGGTCGTAGAGACGCTCTCATTAGGAGTGCCGGTCAGGTTCACCGCGCAGGCCGAGATTGACAATGTCTGGGGAACCCGGGTGCCGCGGCTGGCCATAGCTGCCTCTCAGGCAGCCACCATGAGCCCGCTGGCAGTGGGAGGGAGGACCATAGCAGCTCAGGCCGCCTTTCACAGACTTTGCCAGGTGCTCATCGAGGTAGCTAATCGCGAAGCGCGCCTGCGCCGCATTGCCGGAGAAATCAAAAAGACGGCCCGCCGGGTGAATGCCTTGCAGCAGGCGGTAATTCCCGGCATTCGCGCCCAAATCCGCGCCATCCAACAGGCCCTCGATCAACAGGAGCAGGAGGACATCTTTCGGCTCAAACGCATTAAGGGCAAGATCGAGGCTCACAATCCCTAA
- the fdhF gene encoding formate dehydrogenase subunit alpha: protein MEFRSVNTTCSYCGCGCGLLLQVLDDQVISTLPVKTHPVSQGSLCIKGWNIHEFVGSDQRLKQPFMRQDGQLAPVSWDEALDTAAQGLKKVVDQYGPDAVAVLASAKVTNEENYLIQKFARAAIGTNNVDHCARLUHSSTVVGLAAAFGSGAMTNSLPELANAKCIFIIGSNTTENHPIAAKWVFRGQENGAKIIVVDPRFTQMAFLADIAVQHNLGTDVALINGLMHIIIKEGWHDKAYIDERTEGFEALAAKVEEYAPEKVAQITGIDAAILRRMAEMFAKTKPAAIIYCMGITQHTTGVDNVKSLANLAMLTGNVGVASGGVNPLRGQNNVQGACDMGGLPNVFTGYQPVADEAANAKFSQAWGRDLPKKPGLTMLEMFQGIDEGKIKALYVVGENPLVTDPDLRHVESALKKLDIFIVQDIFLTQTAKLADLVLPGTSFAEKDGTFSNTERRVELVRQAIKPVGDSRPDWQITQDLSTRVGYPMHYASPEEVFEEIKSLTPSYAGMSYARLADKGLQWPCPTPDHPGTEFLHKDRFSRGKGAFSVIDYKPPAEVADSDYPMLLSTGRAFMHYHSGSMTRVSPTLHQELPEGYVEISPVDAKVMQIKDGERVKVSSRRGEIQIKAKISRKVNRGVVFIPFHFAEAAANVLTNPACDPVAKIPEFKVCAVKVEKLAA from the coding sequence ATGGAATTTCGCAGCGTCAATACCACCTGTTCTTACTGCGGCTGCGGCTGCGGCCTCCTCCTGCAGGTCTTGGATGATCAGGTAATTTCCACCCTGCCGGTGAAAACCCACCCGGTCAGCCAGGGCAGCCTTTGCATCAAAGGCTGGAACATTCACGAGTTTGTCGGCAGCGACCAGCGCCTGAAGCAACCGTTTATGCGCCAAGATGGCCAACTGGCACCGGTGAGTTGGGATGAAGCCCTGGACACCGCGGCCCAGGGGTTAAAGAAGGTCGTGGACCAATACGGCCCCGACGCAGTGGCGGTGCTGGCTTCCGCCAAGGTCACCAACGAAGAGAACTATCTGATCCAAAAATTCGCCCGGGCCGCCATCGGCACCAACAACGTCGATCACTGCGCCCGCCTCTGACACAGCTCAACCGTGGTCGGTCTGGCCGCGGCTTTCGGTTCCGGCGCCATGACCAACTCTTTGCCTGAGTTAGCCAACGCCAAATGCATCTTCATCATCGGCTCCAATACCACCGAAAATCACCCCATCGCCGCCAAATGGGTCTTCCGGGGCCAAGAAAACGGCGCCAAGATCATCGTAGTAGATCCCCGCTTCACCCAGATGGCCTTTCTGGCGGATATCGCAGTGCAGCATAACCTGGGCACCGATGTGGCCCTCATCAACGGCCTGATGCATATTATTATTAAAGAAGGCTGGCACGATAAGGCGTACATTGACGAGCGCACTGAAGGCTTCGAAGCATTGGCAGCCAAGGTCGAGGAATATGCTCCGGAAAAGGTAGCTCAAATCACCGGTATCGATGCCGCCATCCTACGCCGGATGGCCGAAATGTTTGCCAAGACCAAGCCCGCGGCCATCATTTACTGCATGGGCATCACCCAGCACACCACCGGCGTGGACAACGTCAAATCCCTGGCCAACCTGGCCATGCTCACCGGCAATGTGGGCGTGGCCTCCGGCGGCGTCAACCCTCTAAGGGGCCAGAACAACGTCCAGGGGGCCTGCGACATGGGCGGCCTGCCCAACGTCTTCACAGGCTACCAGCCGGTGGCCGACGAAGCCGCCAACGCCAAGTTCTCCCAGGCCTGGGGCCGGGACCTGCCCAAAAAACCGGGGCTCACCATGCTGGAGATGTTCCAAGGCATCGATGAAGGCAAGATTAAAGCCCTTTATGTCGTGGGCGAAAATCCCCTGGTCACCGACCCGGACTTGCGCCATGTCGAATCGGCCCTCAAGAAACTGGACATCTTCATCGTCCAGGATATCTTCCTGACCCAAACGGCTAAATTGGCGGACCTGGTCCTCCCCGGCACGTCTTTCGCCGAAAAAGACGGCACCTTCAGCAACACCGAACGCCGGGTGGAGCTGGTGCGCCAGGCGATTAAGCCCGTGGGCGACTCCCGCCCTGACTGGCAGATCACTCAGGACCTGTCCACCCGTGTCGGTTATCCCATGCACTACGCCTCTCCGGAAGAGGTCTTCGAGGAGATCAAGAGCCTTACCCCCAGCTATGCCGGCATGAGCTATGCACGCCTGGCCGACAAAGGCCTGCAGTGGCCCTGCCCTACTCCGGACCATCCCGGCACCGAGTTTCTGCATAAAGACCGGTTCAGCCGGGGCAAGGGGGCTTTTTCCGTCATAGACTACAAGCCGCCGGCGGAGGTGGCGGACTCGGACTACCCGATGCTGCTTTCCACCGGGCGAGCCTTCATGCATTACCACTCCGGCTCCATGACCCGGGTTTCGCCCACCCTGCACCAGGAATTGCCGGAGGGCTACGTGGAGATCAGTCCGGTGGACGCCAAAGTCATGCAGATTAAAGACGGAGAGCGGGTTAAGGTCAGCTCCCGCCGGGGCGAAATCCAGATCAAGGCCAAGATCAGCCGCAAAGTGAACCGGGGTGTGGTCTTCATCCCCTTCCACTTTGCCGAGGCCGCGGCCAACGTCCTCACCAACCCGGCCTGCGACCCTGTGGCCAAGATCCCGGAATTCAAAGTCTGCGCCGTTAAAGTGGAGAAACTGGCGGCATAG
- a CDS encoding M20 family metallopeptidase, producing MMELLAEIKSRAQGLGDELVTLRREFHQYPELSHHEERTARVVAEYLQNLGLEVKTGLAGHGVLGVLKGARPGRAVAWRADMDALPIVEKLKLPWCSQVEGVMHACGHDFHVSIGLAAARVLSEFKDRLAGEFRFIFQPAEEGPPIGDSGAKGMVHAGVLDNPKVAAVCALHVAPNLDVGNIRYGPGVVMAGADRMILTVTGKSAHGATPHRGVDPILVTAQVLNQIQGFLAQQIDARSPKILTFGRIQGGNRFNILADEVTLDGSLRYLQESVRQDVLKGLRRQFEGLSQATGAEVKLTVEPLFPMLKNDPALTSQAVQVLQTLLGPQRLKRLHPAMGSEDFPYYAAISPGFYFFLGVRTPGTRGHALHSSLFNPDEAALPYGLMAAAGLLVCLSEPQFPALPPAGPVPQEEGPGAM from the coding sequence ATGATGGAATTATTGGCCGAAATCAAAAGCCGGGCGCAGGGCCTGGGCGATGAGCTGGTGACCCTGCGGCGGGAGTTCCACCAATACCCGGAACTCTCCCACCACGAGGAACGCACCGCCCGGGTGGTGGCAGAGTATTTGCAGAACCTGGGCTTGGAGGTAAAAACCGGTCTGGCTGGCCACGGGGTGCTGGGGGTTTTGAAAGGCGCCCGGCCGGGGCGGGCGGTAGCCTGGCGGGCCGACATGGACGCCTTGCCCATCGTCGAGAAGCTGAAGCTCCCCTGGTGCTCTCAGGTTGAGGGGGTTATGCATGCCTGCGGGCATGACTTCCACGTGAGCATCGGTCTGGCCGCGGCTCGCGTGCTCAGCGAATTCAAGGACCGGCTGGCCGGGGAGTTCCGATTTATCTTCCAACCCGCGGAAGAAGGCCCGCCCATCGGCGATTCCGGCGCCAAGGGCATGGTGCATGCGGGTGTTCTCGATAACCCAAAGGTGGCCGCGGTGTGCGCCTTGCACGTGGCGCCTAACCTGGACGTGGGGAACATCCGCTATGGCCCGGGGGTGGTGATGGCCGGGGCTGACCGCATGATCCTTACGGTCACCGGCAAGTCGGCCCACGGCGCCACACCCCACCGGGGAGTGGACCCCATCCTGGTGACGGCCCAGGTGCTCAATCAGATTCAGGGTTTCCTGGCCCAGCAGATCGACGCCCGGTCCCCCAAGATTCTAACCTTCGGCCGCATCCAGGGCGGCAACCGCTTCAATATCCTGGCGGACGAGGTCACTCTGGACGGGAGCCTCCGCTACCTCCAGGAATCGGTGCGCCAGGACGTCCTAAAGGGCCTGCGGCGGCAGTTCGAGGGGCTGTCCCAGGCCACCGGGGCCGAAGTCAAGCTCACGGTGGAGCCCCTGTTTCCCATGCTCAAAAACGACCCGGCCCTCACCTCCCAGGCGGTGCAGGTGCTTCAGACCCTCCTGGGGCCCCAGCGCCTCAAGAGGCTGCATCCGGCCATGGGGAGCGAAGATTTCCCTTATTACGCCGCCATCTCCCCAGGGTTCTATTTTTTCTTGGGGGTTCGCACTCCAGGCACGCGGGGCCACGCCCTGCACTCCTCCCTATTCAATCCCGATGAAGCGGCCCTGCCTTATGGTCTTATGGCCGCGGCAGGGCTCTTAGTCTGCCTGAGCGAGCCGCAATTTCCCGCTCTACCACCAGCGGGTCCGGTTCCCCAAGAAGAAGGCCCGGGGGCTATGTAG
- the tsaA gene encoding tRNA (N6-threonylcarbamoyladenosine(37)-N6)-methyltransferase TrmO: MVKKQGKQVYLEIFPEYAPALDGLQSFSHLWVFYWFHENDNPEERRTLQVHPRRDPANPLSGVFACRAPVRPNLIGFTACRILNVKGNIVEVADLDARDGSPILDLKPYIPDGDALPEARTPDWLRRSKPQAD; this comes from the coding sequence GTGGTGAAAAAGCAGGGCAAACAGGTCTATTTGGAGATTTTTCCGGAATATGCCCCAGCCCTGGACGGCCTCCAGAGTTTCTCGCACCTCTGGGTATTTTACTGGTTCCACGAAAACGATAACCCGGAGGAACGCCGGACCCTTCAGGTCCATCCCCGCCGCGATCCGGCCAACCCTTTGTCCGGCGTTTTCGCCTGTCGCGCCCCGGTGCGCCCCAACCTTATCGGCTTTACCGCCTGCCGCATCCTCAACGTGAAGGGCAACATCGTGGAGGTAGCCGATCTGGACGCCCGGGATGGCTCCCCCATCCTGGACCTTAAACCTTACATCCCCGACGGCGACGCCCTCCCCGAGGCCCGCACGCCGGATTGGCTCAGGCGCTCCAAGCCTCAGGCTGATTAA
- the aroB gene encoding 3-dehydroquinate synthase translates to MREIRLPLPGRDMSYRLVIEPGLRHRLGTLLSPSQFPTQLFVISDRRVAGLHSASVLGSLAAAGFAPVLLTTPPGERAKTWPVVQRLARELLARGAHRGSAVIALGGGVVGDLSGFLASIFMRGLPFIQVPTTLLAMVDAAIGGKTAINLPEGKNLLGTFHQPRLVALDPEFLHTLPQAEQLNGLAEVLKAGFIWDLDLLQSLAVARTKLFHAPAPLTETIYRAAAIKAEVVSQDEREGDLRRILNFGHTLGHGLEQASRFRLPHGRAVAWGMLGSLTLSEHLAGLDHAEAEWGRKLIRDFGLCRTLPKLDPDAVMSALRLDKKRQETGVPFVLLRRLGEAVIAADVPLDLVAEVLEKLLAVGQGAA, encoded by the coding sequence ATGCGGGAGATTCGCCTTCCGCTCCCCGGCCGGGACATGAGTTACCGGCTGGTAATCGAGCCGGGCCTGCGCCATCGTCTGGGAACTCTACTGAGTCCCAGTCAATTCCCCACCCAACTCTTTGTGATTTCCGACCGGCGGGTGGCCGGTCTGCACAGCGCCAGCGTCCTGGGCTCTCTTGCCGCGGCCGGGTTTGCCCCGGTGCTGCTGACCACTCCTCCGGGCGAACGGGCCAAGACCTGGCCCGTGGTCCAGCGCCTGGCCCGGGAACTCCTCGCCCGTGGCGCCCACCGGGGCTCCGCGGTCATCGCCCTGGGTGGTGGCGTGGTGGGAGACCTTTCTGGCTTTCTGGCCTCCATCTTCATGCGGGGCTTGCCCTTCATCCAGGTGCCCACCACCTTGTTGGCCATGGTGGACGCAGCCATCGGCGGCAAAACCGCCATCAACCTGCCTGAAGGCAAAAACCTCTTGGGGACCTTCCACCAGCCCCGGTTGGTGGCCCTGGACCCGGAATTCCTGCATACCCTGCCCCAGGCCGAGCAGCTGAACGGCCTGGCCGAAGTCCTCAAGGCCGGTTTTATCTGGGATCTGGACCTATTGCAGAGTCTGGCTGTGGCCAGAACAAAGCTCTTTCACGCTCCAGCGCCATTGACGGAAACCATTTATCGGGCCGCGGCCATCAAGGCCGAGGTGGTGTCGCAAGACGAACGGGAAGGAGACCTGCGGCGCATCCTCAACTTCGGGCACACCCTGGGCCACGGCCTGGAGCAAGCTTCCCGCTTCCGCCTCCCCCATGGCCGGGCGGTAGCCTGGGGTATGCTAGGCTCCCTGACTCTGTCGGAACATCTTGCCGGCCTGGATCATGCTGAAGCGGAATGGGGCCGGAAGCTTATTCGAGACTTCGGCCTCTGCCGCACCCTCCCGAAACTCGACCCGGATGCTGTGATGAGTGCATTGCGCCTGGACAAAAAGCGCCAGGAAACCGGCGTGCCTTTCGTGCTGCTGCGCCGCCTGGGCGAAGCAGTGATCGCAGCAGACGTGCCTCTGGATCTGGTGGCGGAGGTGCTGGAAAAGCTTCTTGCGGTGGGGCAGGGGGCGGCATAG